A genomic region of Halopelagius longus contains the following coding sequences:
- a CDS encoding ABC transporter permease yields the protein MVSKRFLIKRLLLLVPVLFGVATLVFAILHLSPGDPARVIAGQRATAEQVAQVRADLGLNAPLWVQYGEFLLNVVTLDLGNSYIIQRGTPVLTILRARLPVTLELAIYGQLIGVLLGIPTGVISAVKQDTATDHVTRIGALTGISVPIYWSGPLVILLFAQFLNVLPASNRIASQFDPPVYTGLITVDSLVFGLQTGNFAAFFSAASHMFLPAAVIGIYGMALISRMMRSSMLEVIRQDYMRTARAKGQGAKITIMKHGFQNALIPVITVIGIQFGTLLGGAVLTETVFGIGGIGTMLVKAIEVGDYPVVQGTVLVFAFLFTLVNLGVDVTYSYLDPRIEQ from the coding sequence ATGGTCTCGAAGCGCTTTCTCATCAAGCGACTTCTGCTCTTGGTGCCGGTGCTGTTCGGCGTCGCGACGCTGGTGTTCGCCATCCTGCACCTGAGTCCGGGCGACCCCGCGCGGGTCATCGCCGGACAGCGAGCGACGGCAGAACAGGTCGCACAGGTCCGGGCGGACCTCGGACTGAACGCCCCGCTGTGGGTCCAGTACGGCGAGTTCCTCCTGAACGTCGTGACGCTGGATCTCGGTAACTCCTACATCATCCAGCGAGGCACGCCCGTCCTGACGATTCTGCGCGCCCGCCTGCCGGTCACGCTCGAACTGGCGATTTACGGGCAACTCATCGGCGTACTGCTCGGCATCCCGACCGGCGTGATAAGCGCCGTCAAGCAGGACACCGCGACGGACCACGTCACCCGCATCGGTGCGCTCACCGGAATCAGCGTCCCGATTTACTGGAGCGGACCGCTCGTCATCCTGCTCTTCGCGCAGTTCCTGAACGTGCTTCCGGCGTCGAACCGCATCGCCTCGCAGTTCGACCCGCCGGTGTACACCGGCCTCATCACCGTCGATTCGCTGGTGTTCGGCCTGCAGACGGGGAACTTCGCGGCGTTCTTCTCGGCCGCGTCGCACATGTTCCTCCCCGCGGCGGTCATCGGCATCTACGGGATGGCCCTCATCTCGCGGATGATGCGGTCGTCCATGCTCGAGGTCATCCGCCAAGACTACATGCGGACCGCTCGCGCGAAGGGGCAGGGCGCGAAGATAACTATCATGAAGCACGGCTTCCAGAACGCTCTCATCCCGGTCATCACCGTCATCGGCATCCAGTTCGGGACGCTCCTCGGCGGGGCCGTCCTGACCGAGACGGTGTTCGGTATCGGCGGTATCGGAACGATGCTCGTCAAAGCCATCGAGGTGGGCGACTACCCGGTCGTGCAGGGAACGGTGCTAGTGTTCGCCTTCCTCTTTACGCTCGTCAACTTGGGCGTCGACGTGACGTACTCGTATCTCGACCCACGAATCGAACAATGA
- a CDS encoding ABC transporter permease, translating to MSTQTHGENAESTHRGLVSRLRASPFLSDLLSNRLALAGILLILAMVAVALYARLGAMFGFAPSLAELQQSQFGTNPSLGPPTAQNPFGTDIQARDLFGRVLYGSWLALKFGTVTVGISTTAGVALGVIAAYYGDITDNVIMRSMDVFLAFPSLLLALALVAIFPDSLGLWRAVTALTLVYTPRFARVVRGAALKVLEDEYVDATVALGAKDARVLVRHVMPNCLAPITVQSTLNFGLAIIDLAALSFLGFGAEAGSPSWGLMLANGVNEGLLTGEWWWSFFPGLFLAVTVLGFNLLGDGMRDALDPRMREAVD from the coding sequence ATGAGCACGCAAACACACGGAGAGAACGCCGAATCGACGCACCGCGGTCTCGTGAGCCGTCTGCGCGCGTCGCCGTTCCTCTCGGACCTCCTGTCGAACCGCCTCGCTCTCGCTGGAATCCTTCTCATCCTCGCGATGGTCGCAGTCGCACTGTACGCCCGCCTCGGTGCGATGTTCGGCTTCGCGCCCAGCCTCGCGGAACTGCAACAGTCGCAGTTCGGGACGAACCCGAGTCTCGGGCCGCCGACCGCACAGAACCCGTTCGGAACCGACATCCAAGCGCGCGACCTGTTCGGCCGCGTCCTCTACGGGTCGTGGCTGGCGCTGAAGTTCGGGACGGTCACGGTCGGTATCTCGACCACCGCGGGCGTCGCGCTCGGCGTCATCGCCGCGTACTACGGCGACATCACGGACAACGTCATCATGCGTTCGATGGACGTGTTCCTCGCGTTCCCGTCGCTGTTGCTCGCGTTGGCGCTCGTGGCGATATTCCCGGACAGCCTCGGCCTGTGGCGCGCCGTGACCGCACTTACGCTCGTCTACACGCCGCGGTTCGCCCGCGTCGTTCGCGGTGCCGCCCTGAAGGTGCTCGAAGACGAGTACGTGGACGCCACCGTCGCCCTCGGCGCGAAGGACGCCCGCGTCCTCGTCCGGCACGTGATGCCGAACTGCCTCGCGCCGATTACGGTCCAGAGCACGCTCAACTTCGGCCTCGCAATCATCGACCTCGCGGCCCTGTCGTTCCTCGGCTTCGGCGCCGAGGCCGGGTCGCCGTCGTGGGGATTGATGTTGGCGAACGGCGTGAACGAGGGACTTCTCACCGGCGAGTGGTGGTGGTCGTTCTTCCCCGGCCTGTTCCTCGCCGTGACGGTGCTCGGGTTCAACCTCCTCGGCGACGGGATGCGCGACGCGCTCGACCCGCGGATGCGCGAAGCGGTCGACTGA
- a CDS encoding DUF7268 family protein, with the protein MSRTDSLSSRLPPSLRRRVRIVGGAFVVGFGVGAVGTLAGGVARNVAWAANSAFLLGALVFGFGLLGWSGSMLAGRAFEEMARRLDSGSDWTERDSRRAMARIGGFGAGAMVAAATLGTLLT; encoded by the coding sequence ATGTCCCGCACGGACTCTCTTTCGTCTCGATTACCGCCCTCGCTCCGCCGCCGCGTCCGCATCGTCGGCGGCGCGTTCGTCGTCGGCTTCGGCGTCGGCGCGGTCGGAACGCTCGCGGGCGGTGTCGCCCGAAACGTCGCGTGGGCCGCGAACTCGGCGTTTCTGCTCGGCGCTCTCGTCTTCGGGTTCGGCCTCCTCGGCTGGTCGGGGTCGATGCTCGCCGGTCGCGCGTTCGAGGAGATGGCGCGACGACTCGACTCCGGTTCCGACTGGACCGAACGCGACTCCCGCCGCGCGATGGCGCGAATCGGCGGCTTCGGCGCCGGTGCGATGGTCGCGGCGGCGACGCTCGGCACGCTCCTGACCTGA
- a CDS encoding dihydroorotase, producing the protein MSTLIVDATLADGRVRDVRVEGEEIAAVEPSLDPTPDERVIAADGRRLFPGAIDAHVHFREPGYAHKETWETGSQSAAAGGVTTVVDQPNTTPPTTTGAAFDEKAELAAESLVDYGINGGVTAEWDPESLFDRPLFALGEVFLADSTGDMGIEADLFSDAVAAAADADVTVTVHAEDADLFDEAARERDAGGTGRDADADPWSQYRAAEAEAAAVERAVEVGSDSEAAIHVAHTSTPEGVDAARAGGATCEVTPHHLFLSREDATELGTFGRMNPPLRSEERRAGMWERLVEGDIDIVATDHAPHTVEEKETGLWDAPSGVPGVETMLPLMLAEAEAGNLSYERVRDVTAANAAEIFDLPKKGRVEVGRDADLVLFDPEETREIRGDELHSKCGWTPFEGRTGVFPDLTMVRGTVVYDEGTFVEAVGRNVRE; encoded by the coding sequence ATGTCTACGCTCATCGTCGATGCGACGCTCGCAGACGGACGCGTCCGCGACGTGCGGGTCGAAGGCGAGGAGATAGCGGCGGTCGAACCGTCGCTCGACCCGACGCCGGACGAACGAGTGATAGCGGCCGACGGGCGGCGACTTTTCCCGGGCGCGATAGACGCCCACGTCCACTTCCGCGAACCGGGCTACGCCCACAAGGAGACGTGGGAGACCGGTTCGCAGAGCGCCGCCGCGGGCGGCGTCACGACCGTCGTCGACCAACCGAACACGACGCCGCCGACGACGACGGGGGCGGCGTTCGACGAGAAGGCGGAACTCGCGGCGGAGTCGCTCGTGGACTACGGCATCAACGGCGGCGTCACCGCCGAGTGGGACCCCGAGTCGCTGTTCGACCGACCGCTGTTCGCACTCGGCGAGGTGTTCCTCGCCGACTCGACGGGCGACATGGGTATCGAGGCGGACCTCTTTTCCGACGCCGTCGCGGCGGCGGCCGACGCGGACGTGACGGTCACCGTCCACGCCGAGGACGCGGACCTGTTCGACGAGGCGGCGCGGGAACGCGACGCCGGCGGGACGGGGCGGGACGCGGACGCCGACCCGTGGAGCCAGTACCGCGCCGCGGAGGCGGAGGCCGCCGCCGTCGAACGCGCGGTGGAGGTGGGTTCGGACTCCGAGGCGGCGATACACGTCGCGCACACGAGCACGCCCGAGGGCGTCGACGCCGCGAGGGCGGGCGGCGCGACGTGCGAGGTGACGCCGCACCACCTCTTTCTCTCCCGCGAGGACGCGACGGAACTCGGGACGTTCGGGCGGATGAACCCGCCCCTCCGGAGCGAGGAGCGTCGCGCGGGGATGTGGGAGCGACTGGTCGAGGGCGACATCGACATCGTCGCCACCGACCACGCGCCCCACACCGTCGAGGAGAAGGAGACGGGTCTCTGGGACGCCCCGAGCGGCGTTCCGGGCGTCGAGACGATGCTTCCGCTCATGTTGGCCGAAGCGGAGGCGGGGAACCTCTCCTACGAACGCGTCAGGGACGTGACCGCCGCGAACGCCGCGGAGATATTCGACCTGCCGAAGAAAGGGCGCGTCGAAGTCGGGCGCGACGCGGATTTGGTTCTCTTCGACCCCGAGGAGACCCGCGAGATTCGCGGCGACGAACTCCACTCGAAGTGCGGGTGGACGCCGTTCGAGGGACGGACGGGCGTCTTTCCCGACCTGACGATGGTCCGCGGGACCGTCGTCTACGACGAGGGGACGTTCGTCGAGGCGGTCGGACGGAACGTCCGCGAGTAG
- a CDS encoding lipoate--protein ligase family protein, which produces MDAFEGDRVRVVRGRAPTREADRTVTAAMLAETGRDGVPAFRAWTPHRQVAFGRRDSHADGYEAARRAADERGFPPVERSVGGRAVAYTGATTLAFAHVVPTEDIRTGLDDRYDAATESVVDALASLGVAATPGEPPNSFCPGAHSVQADGKLCGIAQRVRSDAALVSGVVVAGEREELAAVLAPVYEALDVPFDPETVGSVAESGGPSDPEETRRALEASFVGDAEWDVTDAAAFVSDEE; this is translated from the coding sequence ATGGACGCCTTCGAAGGCGACCGAGTTCGAGTCGTTCGCGGGCGCGCGCCGACGCGAGAGGCGGACCGGACGGTGACGGCGGCGATGCTGGCGGAGACGGGGCGAGACGGCGTCCCCGCCTTCCGCGCGTGGACGCCGCACAGACAGGTCGCGTTCGGCCGCCGGGACAGTCACGCCGACGGGTACGAGGCGGCCCGCCGCGCGGCCGACGAACGCGGCTTCCCGCCGGTCGAACGGAGCGTCGGCGGGCGGGCCGTCGCCTACACCGGAGCGACGACGCTGGCGTTCGCCCACGTCGTTCCGACGGAGGACATCCGTACCGGCCTCGACGACCGGTACGACGCGGCGACCGAATCGGTCGTGGACGCGTTGGCGTCCCTCGGCGTCGCCGCGACGCCGGGCGAACCGCCCAACTCCTTCTGCCCCGGCGCGCACTCGGTGCAGGCCGACGGGAAGCTATGCGGTATCGCCCAACGCGTCCGGAGCGACGCCGCACTCGTCTCCGGCGTCGTCGTCGCGGGCGAACGCGAGGAACTCGCGGCGGTGTTAGCGCCGGTGTACGAGGCGCTCGACGTGCCGTTCGACCCCGAGACGGTCGGCAGCGTCGCCGAAAGCGGCGGGCCGTCCGACCCCGAGGAGACGCGTCGAGCGCTGGAAGCCTCGTTCGTCGGCGACGCCGAGTGGGACGTGACGGACGCCGCGGCGTTCGTCTCCGACGAGGAGTAG
- a CDS encoding PaaI family thioesterase has product MADGDENRDGDGRDDVEFPSEAAAFVQQYIEQEHGYLSWLNTRVEEIERGRVVMTIPYDEKLTNTTDPPTVHGGIAATLIDTAGGIAQRTTFDDPMAHGVATVNLNVNYLRRASGTLRATAEVVRAGGTIGVSTVTVVSQIPDEASDDAADRWEGTPDSQAVATGQAAYRLFR; this is encoded by the coding sequence ATGGCCGACGGTGACGAGAACCGCGACGGCGACGGACGGGACGACGTCGAGTTCCCGAGCGAAGCCGCGGCGTTCGTCCAGCAGTACATCGAACAGGAACACGGCTACCTCTCGTGGTTGAACACGCGCGTCGAGGAGATAGAACGCGGGCGCGTCGTGATGACGATACCGTACGACGAGAAACTCACGAACACGACGGACCCACCGACGGTCCACGGCGGCATCGCGGCGACGCTTATCGACACCGCGGGCGGCATCGCCCAGCGGACGACGTTCGACGACCCGATGGCCCACGGCGTTGCGACGGTGAACCTGAACGTGAACTACCTCCGCCGGGCGTCCGGAACGCTCCGCGCGACGGCCGAAGTCGTCCGCGCGGGCGGTACCATCGGCGTCAGCACCGTCACCGTCGTCAGTCAGATTCCCGACGAGGCGTCCGACGACGCCGCCGACCGGTGGGAGGGGACGCCCGACTCTCAAGCCGTCGCCACCGGACAGGCCGCTTACAGGCTGTTCCGCTGA
- a CDS encoding alkaline phosphatase D family protein → MTKRRDVLRTAGAAAAGGVATALLDADIVRGASAESVREGAADWTTDADAGAFPLSVASGGPTEAGAILWTKLAEGAHSESDPTYVRVGTDESFSETVYEGKVAADAVTPDHDHVVKVDVDGELPADCHLYFQFHHAGANSPVGRCRTLPAPDASPERLRLAVVSCQSYQDGYYPSYGYVAEEDVDYLVHLGDQIYEYAGDSRFEGRSVTLPSGNDVAWTLEDYRHLWRTYRGDEFFQRALANHTFIPTWDDHEYVNNPFWDYENDRPWSDDHPRNDDDEFMTRLYRDSIRAWWEYNPARVQYDADADHLHDRFRMWRSVRFGDLVELLMTDERLFRSMPPGGDDAGRREGGVPPNAPEADDGDRTMLGFEQREWFLDTALGSDATWLTWGNEVPFSPIWRSSNDDGQFYRDYDNWDGYEHERREIVGRLAHEGVENYVALTGDMHNYMVSYVLNDWESVENRSPIPPADERVGVELMAPAISSESDASNFWGAEDSTDVESESPALTADKHREVVLEENPHIEWFDSQYNGYAVAEFAPDGCTWRAYAVDDTVDEPDAHRTLLREYHVPEGGVELEERAANDPDWEG, encoded by the coding sequence GTGACAAAGAGGAGGGACGTTCTCCGAACGGCGGGTGCGGCGGCGGCCGGCGGCGTCGCCACTGCGCTCCTCGACGCGGACATCGTTCGCGGTGCGAGCGCGGAGTCCGTTCGGGAGGGTGCGGCCGACTGGACGACCGACGCCGACGCCGGCGCGTTTCCGCTGTCGGTGGCGAGCGGCGGACCGACGGAGGCGGGCGCGATTCTGTGGACGAAACTGGCCGAAGGCGCGCACTCGGAGTCGGACCCGACGTACGTTCGGGTCGGGACCGACGAGTCGTTCTCGGAGACGGTGTACGAGGGGAAAGTCGCCGCGGACGCGGTGACGCCCGACCACGACCACGTGGTGAAGGTGGACGTAGACGGCGAACTCCCCGCAGACTGCCACCTGTACTTCCAGTTCCACCACGCGGGCGCGAACAGTCCGGTCGGTCGCTGTCGCACGCTCCCCGCGCCGGACGCGAGTCCGGAGCGCCTCCGCTTGGCCGTCGTCTCCTGTCAGTCGTATCAGGACGGGTACTACCCCTCGTACGGCTACGTCGCCGAGGAGGACGTCGACTACCTCGTCCACCTCGGCGACCAGATTTACGAGTACGCCGGCGACTCGCGGTTCGAGGGCCGGTCGGTCACGCTCCCCAGCGGAAACGACGTCGCGTGGACGCTGGAGGACTACCGGCACCTCTGGCGGACGTACCGCGGCGACGAGTTCTTCCAGCGGGCGCTGGCCAACCACACGTTCATCCCGACGTGGGACGACCACGAGTACGTCAACAACCCGTTCTGGGACTACGAGAACGACCGCCCGTGGTCGGACGACCACCCGCGGAACGACGACGACGAGTTCATGACCCGGCTGTACCGGGACTCGATTCGGGCGTGGTGGGAGTACAACCCCGCCCGCGTCCAGTACGACGCCGACGCCGACCACCTCCACGACCGGTTCCGGATGTGGCGAAGCGTGCGCTTCGGCGACTTGGTCGAACTCCTGATGACCGACGAACGCCTCTTCCGGTCGATGCCGCCGGGCGGCGACGACGCCGGGCGGCGGGAGGGCGGCGTCCCGCCGAACGCGCCCGAGGCCGACGACGGCGACCGGACGATGCTCGGCTTCGAACAGCGCGAGTGGTTCCTCGATACCGCTCTCGGAAGCGACGCGACGTGGCTGACGTGGGGGAACGAGGTGCCGTTCTCGCCCATCTGGCGGTCGAGCAACGACGACGGGCAGTTCTACCGCGACTACGACAACTGGGACGGGTACGAACACGAACGGCGCGAAATCGTCGGCCGATTGGCCCACGAAGGCGTCGAGAACTACGTCGCGCTCACCGGCGACATGCACAACTACATGGTGTCGTACGTGCTGAACGACTGGGAGAGCGTCGAGAACCGGTCGCCGATTCCTCCGGCGGATGAGCGCGTCGGCGTCGAACTGATGGCGCCGGCGATATCGAGCGAGTCCGACGCCTCGAACTTCTGGGGGGCGGAGGACTCCACCGACGTCGAGTCCGAGTCGCCGGCCCTGACGGCCGACAAACACCGCGAAGTCGTCTTAGAAGAGAACCCCCACATCGAGTGGTTCGACTCGCAGTACAACGGCTACGCCGTCGCCGAGTTCGCGCCGGACGGCTGCACGTGGCGGGCGTACGCCGTCGACGACACCGTCGACGAACCGGACGCACACCGCACGTTGCTCCGCGAGTACCACGTCCCGGAGGGCGGCGTCGAACTCGAAGAACGCGCGGCGAACGACCCGGACTGGGAGGGCTGA
- a CDS encoding cysteine hydrolase family protein, translating into MSEYSFDPERTAVIAVDMQNGFCHPDGSLYAPGSEAVIDDVAALVDDAREAGAQVVYTRDVHPPEQFDDAHYYDEFERWGEHVVEGTWETELVEELDVRQEDHVVVKHTYDAFHRTELEGWLNAHGIEDLVICGTLANVCVLHTAGSAGLRDFRPVLAEDAIGAIEDEHKEYAVDHAGWLFGEVTTSDEIRFA; encoded by the coding sequence ATGAGCGAGTACTCGTTCGACCCCGAGCGAACCGCCGTGATAGCCGTCGACATGCAGAACGGCTTCTGTCACCCGGACGGGAGCCTGTACGCGCCCGGGAGCGAGGCGGTGATAGACGACGTGGCCGCCCTCGTGGACGACGCGCGAGAGGCGGGCGCGCAAGTCGTCTACACCCGCGACGTGCACCCGCCGGAACAGTTCGACGACGCCCACTACTACGACGAGTTCGAACGCTGGGGCGAACACGTCGTCGAGGGGACGTGGGAGACGGAACTCGTCGAGGAACTCGACGTGCGCCAGGAGGACCACGTCGTCGTCAAGCACACGTACGACGCGTTCCACCGAACCGAGTTAGAGGGGTGGCTAAACGCCCACGGCATCGAGGATTTGGTCATCTGCGGGACGCTGGCGAACGTCTGCGTCCTCCACACCGCGGGAAGCGCGGGCCTGCGCGACTTCCGCCCCGTCCTCGCCGAGGACGCCATCGGCGCGATAGAGGACGAGCACAAGGAGTACGCCGTCGACCACGCGGGGTGGTTGTTCGGCGAGGTGACGACGAGCGACGAGATTCGCTTCGCGTAG
- a CDS encoding Hvo_1808 family surface protein, with the protein MPPRHGLVAASLAFLLVFAGCSAPALNPNADAGGSDSDAPTPATPDENFSDPEEDALGWEDGYWYGEPIEVDQSDGLSDAELRAFVGRSMARVEYVRHKEFQKRVSVDVLSRAEYRNRSTGTPSATGPSEFDQWNNQVWEALFITGEAQDSQSSISGTRESAVAGFYSPRDDAIKIITDSPDSPTIDNATLVHELTHALQDQHYDLTKRKYSGQTQDGDLAIDGAVEGDAKYVELRYADLCEGEWSCVAAPRGSGSSESSGNASGGGPNLGIFLTIFQPYSDGPVFISEHHRRGGWDAVDRQLKNPPESSEQVIHRTDEKPVRIEFRDRGRNGWSTFRNQGQSGSDTVGEASIFAMFWYQARTTGADTLNPRTILQIDSRYDSYNYDAKPSNGWGNDRLFPYKKGSGNDSEYGYVWVTEWDSESDARQFQNAYRNILSAHDATKRGENTYVVPNGEFEDAFRVTRDGTRVVIVNGPTPDDLDDIRPPQS; encoded by the coding sequence ATGCCACCGCGCCACGGACTCGTCGCCGCGTCCCTCGCTTTCCTTCTGGTTTTCGCGGGGTGTTCCGCGCCCGCGTTGAACCCGAACGCCGACGCCGGCGGGTCTGACTCGGACGCACCGACGCCCGCGACGCCGGACGAGAACTTCTCGGACCCCGAGGAGGACGCCCTCGGGTGGGAGGACGGCTACTGGTACGGCGAACCCATCGAGGTGGACCAGTCCGACGGCCTCTCGGACGCGGAACTGCGGGCGTTCGTCGGGCGGTCGATGGCGCGCGTCGAGTACGTCCGCCACAAGGAGTTCCAAAAGCGGGTGTCGGTCGACGTGCTCTCGCGGGCCGAGTACCGGAACCGCTCTACGGGCACGCCCTCCGCGACCGGACCGAGCGAGTTCGACCAGTGGAACAACCAAGTGTGGGAGGCACTGTTCATCACCGGCGAGGCGCAGGACAGCCAATCGAGCATCAGCGGAACGCGCGAGTCCGCCGTCGCGGGCTTTTACTCCCCCCGCGACGACGCGATAAAGATCATCACCGACTCGCCGGACTCGCCGACCATCGACAACGCGACGCTCGTCCACGAACTCACGCACGCCCTTCAGGACCAACACTACGACCTGACGAAGCGGAAGTACTCCGGGCAGACCCAAGACGGCGACTTGGCCATCGACGGCGCCGTCGAGGGCGACGCGAAGTACGTCGAACTCCGCTACGCCGACCTCTGTGAGGGCGAGTGGAGTTGCGTCGCCGCACCGCGAGGGAGCGGTTCGTCCGAGTCCTCCGGGAACGCTTCGGGCGGCGGTCCGAACCTCGGCATCTTCCTCACCATCTTCCAACCGTACTCCGACGGCCCGGTGTTCATCTCAGAGCACCACCGACGCGGCGGGTGGGACGCGGTGGACCGGCAGCTAAAGAACCCGCCCGAGTCCTCGGAGCAGGTCATCCACCGGACCGACGAGAAGCCCGTCCGAATCGAGTTCAGAGACCGGGGCCGAAACGGCTGGTCGACGTTCCGGAATCAGGGTCAAAGCGGCTCCGACACCGTCGGCGAGGCGTCCATCTTCGCCATGTTCTGGTATCAGGCGCGGACGACGGGCGCCGACACGCTCAACCCGCGGACCATCCTCCAGATAGACAGCCGCTACGACTCGTACAACTACGACGCGAAGCCCTCGAACGGGTGGGGTAACGACCGCCTGTTCCCGTACAAGAAGGGGTCCGGCAACGACAGCGAGTACGGCTACGTCTGGGTGACCGAGTGGGACTCCGAGTCCGACGCCCGGCAGTTCCAGAACGCGTATCGGAACATCCTCTCGGCGCACGACGCGACGAAACGCGGCGAGAACACGTACGTCGTCCCGAACGGCGAGTTCGAGGACGCGTTCCGCGTCACCCGCGACGGCACCCGCGTCGTCATCGTCAACGGGCCGACGCCCGATGACCTCGACGACATCCGCCCGCCGCAGTCCTGA
- a CDS encoding Hvo_1808 family surface protein, which produces MNDARVRFVAVLAVATLVLSGCAAPVADPTPNEWRWPEDPQSDRIGWEAGYWYNESVAVNQSDGLNASEREAFVARTAARVERIRGLEFEESVEVDVMSRAEYRDQSSGDGGAGPGWNDQVWEALLLIGEDRTVEAAFDDLYGDAVLGYYSPSEERIVVVSDAENPVIDRATLSHELMHALQYQRFDIGGVPQTLDGRLAEDGLVEGDARYVEQLYEERCGDEWDCVRRPETNPNRENFDAGVYLTVYAPYSDGPTFVHSLRERGGWTAVNEAYARPPASTEQLVHPEAYPEDRPRTVAVPNRSNGAWSRFDRHPVGNTVGEAPIFVMLYRHGAIPSSALERNAEPYSRYNYSSNASDGWAGDTVVPYRSDDGEFGYVWAIEWETAADAEEFVSAYETALREGLNATRTAPNTYVVADGPYADAFRVTRNGTRVTVVNAPTTDRLDGVHAPGR; this is translated from the coding sequence GTGAACGACGCGCGCGTCCGGTTCGTCGCCGTTCTCGCGGTAGCGACGCTCGTGCTCTCGGGCTGTGCCGCCCCCGTCGCGGACCCGACGCCGAACGAGTGGCGCTGGCCCGAGGACCCCCAGAGCGACAGAATCGGCTGGGAGGCGGGCTACTGGTACAACGAGTCCGTCGCGGTGAACCAGTCGGACGGGCTGAACGCCTCCGAACGCGAGGCGTTCGTCGCTCGGACGGCGGCCCGCGTCGAACGCATCCGGGGGCTGGAGTTCGAGGAGTCCGTGGAGGTGGACGTGATGTCGCGCGCCGAGTACCGCGACCAATCGAGCGGAGACGGCGGCGCCGGGCCGGGGTGGAACGACCAAGTGTGGGAGGCGCTCCTTCTGATCGGCGAGGACAGGACCGTCGAGGCGGCGTTCGACGACCTGTACGGCGACGCGGTTCTCGGCTACTACTCGCCGTCCGAGGAGCGCATCGTCGTCGTCAGCGACGCCGAAAATCCGGTGATAGACCGGGCGACGCTGTCGCACGAACTGATGCACGCCCTCCAGTACCAGCGGTTCGACATCGGGGGCGTGCCGCAGACGCTCGACGGCAGACTCGCCGAGGACGGACTGGTCGAGGGCGACGCGCGGTACGTCGAGCAGTTGTACGAAGAACGGTGCGGCGACGAGTGGGACTGCGTCCGGCGGCCCGAGACGAATCCGAACCGCGAGAACTTCGACGCCGGTGTGTACCTGACCGTCTACGCGCCGTACAGCGACGGACCGACGTTCGTCCACTCGCTCCGCGAACGCGGCGGGTGGACGGCCGTAAACGAGGCGTACGCCAGACCGCCCGCCTCCACGGAGCAACTCGTCCACCCCGAGGCGTACCCCGAGGACCGACCGCGGACCGTCGCGGTGCCGAACCGGTCGAACGGCGCGTGGTCGCGGTTCGACCGCCACCCGGTCGGAAACACCGTCGGCGAAGCGCCCATCTTCGTGATGCTCTACCGGCACGGGGCGATACCCTCGTCGGCGCTCGAACGGAACGCGGAGCCGTACTCGCGGTACAACTACTCCTCGAACGCGAGCGACGGGTGGGCGGGCGACACCGTCGTCCCGTACCGGAGCGACGACGGCGAGTTCGGCTACGTCTGGGCGATAGAGTGGGAGACGGCGGCGGACGCCGAAGAGTTCGTGTCCGCCTACGAGACGGCGCTTCGGGAGGGGCTGAACGCCACGCGGACGGCTCCGAACACGTACGTCGTCGCGGACGGTCCGTACGCCGACGCGTTCCGCGTCACGCGGAACGGGACGCGCGTCACCGTCGTCAACGCGCCGACGACCGACCGGTTGGACGGCGTCCACGCGCCGGGTCGGTAG